One Archocentrus centrarchus isolate MPI-CPG fArcCen1 chromosome 10, fArcCen1, whole genome shotgun sequence genomic region harbors:
- the tmco6 gene encoding transmembrane and coiled-coil domain-containing protein 6 → MEVLQLQVTGHQMWRLNKVRHKAGRQGGSSEELRLKRRENERALRQARRDRQLVSKRLLLNEDEEQPEVSMDTAPGQHNVVSLLYKLQHNRPEKDAHLKALSKVLRDPSSQLIFIKHENSMHLLVGLLTGSDTQCRLQAVRCLHELSHSPHTNVAPACLPATPYLLTYLSGPSTKFTELCLYTLGNLCSDSDVIRENLLAQGIIPALASCMENQRHNLAVVEAAAFTLSQLLQTTDAAEKIIPMVLKSSLPSHLLSVLTSDPQFGLAPAIECAWCLHYLICSTEDNKELLAQHALSQCSSLLVSLGGAMTEGNTEEGLELLVWPLLRCVGNLSSSCPVEDLHAHLSDVHLVVSLCALAQAYLHSQPALARETVWVLNNLTAHSTEFCSALLTLNLVPGLIQLLPFSQGINTMILRILANIAHKKKFCVQLVQLGLLPALCATLKMADQEMVVLSLDVLFMMIVNSPMVAEEFVRLGGLSLLEAIQYNGAAEMRQRSTYLLEKHFLSYQQHLRVDNIQDP, encoded by the exons ATGGAAGTGCTACAGTTACAAGTTACTGGCCATCAAATGTGGAGGTTAAACAAAGTTCGCCACAAAGCTGGTCGACAGGGTGGCAGCTCGGAGGAGCTCAGGCTGAAGAGGCGAGAGAACGAGAGAG CACTGAGACAGGCAcgcagagacagacagctggtGAGCAAGAGACTACTGCTAAATGAAGATGAGGAGCAGCCAGAAGTCAGCATGGACACAGCCCCAGGACAGCAT AATGTTGTTAGTCTGCTCTACAAACTTCAACACAACAGGCCAGAGAAGGACGCCCACCTAAAAGCCTTGAGTAAAGTTCTGCGCGACCCGTCATCACAGCTCATCTTTATCAA gcACGAGAACAGTATGCATCTGCTGGTCGGCCTCCTCACTGGCTCTGACACTCAGTGCCGCCTGCAGGCTGTTCGGTGTCTTCATGAGCTGTCGCACTCTCCCCACACTAACGTGGCACCAGCCTGTCTTCCTGCTACCCCTTACCTGCTTACTTACCTGTCTGGCCCAAGCACCAAGTTTACA GAGCTGTGTCTTTACACACTAGGTAACCTGTGCTCAGACAGTGATGTCATAAGAGAGAACCTCCTGGCCCAGGGAATCATACCGGCTCTGGCCAGCTGTATGGAG AACCAGCGACACAACCTTGCAGTAGTGGAAGCTGCAGCATTCACTCTCTCTCAGCTTCTCCAGACCACAGATGCAGCCGAGAAGATAATCCC GATGGTCCTGAAGTCTAGCTTACCTTCACACTTGTTATCTGTCCTCACCTCTGACCCACAGTTCGGCCTGGCTCCTGCCATAGAGTGTGCGTGGTGTCTTCATTACCTCATATGCAG CACCGAAGATAACAAAGAGCTGCTGGCTCAGCATGCTTTGTCACAGTGCAGCTCCCTGTTAGTGTCACTAGGTGGTGCTATGACTGAGGGAAACACAGAAGAAGGACTTGAGCTG CTCGTCTGGCCTCTGTTGAGGTGCGTGGGAAACCTCTCGTCCTCCTGCCCTGTGGAAGACCTGCATGCTCACCTGAGTGATGTTCATCTGGTGGTTTCTCTGTGTGCGCTTGCTCAAGCCTACCTGCACTCCCAGCCAGCCTTGGCCAGAGAGACGGTCTGGGTCCTCAACAACCTCACAG CTCACTCCACTGAATTCTGCTCTGCCCTCTTGACTCTAAACTTGGTCCCAGGACTGATCCAACTTCTGCCATTCTCTCAAGGCATTAATACTATG ATTCTCAGGATTCTGGCTAATATTGCCCACAAGAAAAAGTTCTGTGTCCAGCTAGTGCAGCTTGGATTACTGCCCGCGCTCTGTGCCACGCTTAAAATGGCTGACCAGGAAATGGTCGTTCTAAGTCTGGACGTCCTGTTCATGATGATAGTCAACAGTCCAATG GTGGCAGAGGAGTTTGTGAGGCTGGGTGGCCTTTCACTGTTAGAAGCCATTCAGTACAAtggtgcagcagagatgagacaaAGGTCCACATACCTCCTGGAGAAGCACTTCCTGTCCTACCAGCAGCATTTGAGG GTGGACAATATTCAAGATCCCTGA
- the LOC115786956 gene encoding neurofilament heavy polypeptide-like encodes MSVNASKHELIQLIYRHLKEHGYHSAADELQNHSPQEETKVSASLLDIYTSWLNNSKKKGQPNSAEQGRTPTKAKSTPSKKKKETPKKKPKVSKESTPAKGKKNKGKATENVTGKKKSKSQRTHKVVTPGADDSDSDSSLDVDKWKKLLQQMTDADIAKMNAINALDSSAPPKKRVRKPRAKAPAKTGTPVKQSDGMVKNAEEGGQKHDVTETPTKKSSPKKNVTKTATPMTTSGTQTTVRSLSTPEEKPDTSILFPTEQPQIKEDRETATPSKQTTDERTPEPKKKKKKKKEREKNEDKGEKNELGEDGKEKHGEEKKKAKVTGREDEKKPAKENKKAKGTESDAERTKEDTIETNTSGYADDKNLSESTVQEKKHKKKKREKTGSEGSLEQMENSEQEVKENKEKKQEENNPNSEHIAEGTKAKKKKKRKTDSEETSLHAAEERKVIKKKLIFESESISEQITEEIENNAEQKAEENEETSEHTAEKKKAKKRKRESLNGEENPEQVLKEKKSKKKSENVEERKQLFEDAVDNKMEETPAWVSSVKKKKKNKPADTEPLPPPDLQATSPPAEKKKKKRKLKSADILGTFVDLVQDAAATETTTTDSHKKKKKSSKNHEDV; translated from the exons ATGTCCGTGAACGCATCAAAGCACGAGCTGATCCAGCTGATCTACCGACACTTGAAGGAGCATGGTTATCACTCAGCTGCAGATGAGCTACAGAACCACAGCCCGCAG GAGGAGACAAAAGTATCAGCGTCGTTACTTGACATCTACACGTCATGGTTGAA TAACTCTAAAAAGAAAGGGCAGCCTAACTCAGCAGAACAAGGAAGGACTCCAACTAAAG CCAAGTCTACaccatcaaaaaagaaaaaggaaacaccTAAAAAAAAGCCAAAGGTTTCAAAAGAg tctactcctgcaaaaggaaaaaaaaataaaggtaaagcTACAGAAAATGTCACCGGGAAGAAGAAATCAAAGTCCCAAAGAACACACAAGGTTGTGACTCCTGGTGCTGACGATTCAGACTCTGACAGCAGTCTGGATGTAGACAAATGGAAGAAACTGCTCCAGCAGATGACAG ATGCCGACATAGCCAAGATGAATGCCATCAATGCTCTGGACTCATCTGCACCCCCGAAAAAGAGAGTCAGAAAGCCCCGGGCTAAGGCGCCGGCGAAAACTGGAACTCCAGTTAAACAGAGTGACGGGATGGTGAAAAACGCTGAAGAGGGTGGCCAGAAACATGACGTGACTGAAACACCAACAAAGAAGAGCTCGCCCAAGAAGAATGTGACAAAAACTGCTACTCCTATGACCACCTCGGGCACCCAGACTACAGTGCGAAGCCTCTCAACTCCAGAGGAAAAACCAGACACATCCATCCTCTTCCCTACAGAACAGCCACAGATCAAAGAGGACAGGGAAACTGCAACTCCTAGTAAACAAACAACTGATGAAAGAACACCTGagcccaagaagaagaagaagaagaagaaagagagggagaaaaatgaagacaaagGGGAAAAGAATGAGCTAGGTGAAGATGGAAAAGAGAAACATggtgaagagaagaagaaggccaAAGTCACGGGCCGGGAGGATGAAAAGAAACCTGCGAAGGAGAATAAAAAGGCAAAAGGAACAGAGAGCGATGCTGAAAGGACCAAGGAAGACACAATCGAGACAAACACAAGCGGGTACGCTGATGATAAGAACCTTTCAGAGTCAACGGtacaagaaaagaaacacaagaagaagaaaagggagaaaacTGGTAGTGAGGGAAGTTTAGAGCAGATGGAAAATTCTGAGCAGgaagtgaaagaaaacaaagagaaaaaacaggaagaaaacaaccCAAATTCAGAGCACATAGCTGAAGGAACGAAagccaaaaagaagaaaaagaggaaaactgaTAGTGAGGAAACTTCATTGCACGCAGCTGAGGAGAGGaaagtaataaaaaagaaactgataTTTGAAAGCGAAAGCATTTCAGAGCAAATAACTGAAGAGATAGAAAATAATGCAGAGcaaaaagctgaagaaaatgaagagaCGTCAGAGCACACAgctgagaaaaagaaagcaaagaagaggaaaagggaGTCTCTTAACGGTGAGGAAAATCCCGAGCAAGTACTAAAAGAGAAGAAATCGAAGAAGAAAAGTGAGAATGTTGAGGAAAGAAAGCAGCTGTTTGAGGATGCGGTGGATAATAAGATGGAGGAAACGCCAGCGTGGGTCAGTAgcgtaaaaaagaaaaagaaaaataaacccgCTGACACAGAGCCACTTCCTCCCCCCGACCTGCAGGCAACAAGTCCtccagcagagaagaagaaaa AGAAACGCAAATTGAAATCAGCTGATATCCTAGGAACATTTGTAGATTTAGTCCAAGACGCCGCAGCGACAGAAACCACCACAACTGACTCCCACAAAAAG aagaagaaatcatCAAAGAATCATGAAGATGTTTGA
- the LOC115787256 gene encoding arylsulfatase I-like translates to MATTALTSFSMMSLLSLGYLTWDLMSPNQVENDPEQTFTGRFPVPQPPHIIFIMTDDQGFNDIGYHSSDIRTPVLDKLAADGVKLENYYIQPICTPSRSQFITGRYQIHTGLQHSIIRPRQPNCLPFDQVTLPQRLQELGYSTHMVGKWHLGFYKKECLPTRRGFDTYFGSLTGSVNYYTYDACDGHGLCGFDLHEGESVAWGQMGKYSTHLYTQRVRKILATHDPQSQPLFIFLSFQAVHTPLQFPQEYIDQYRGLGNVARRKYAAMVSAVDEAVRNITYALRKYGYYQNSVIIFSTDNGGQPLSGGNNWPLRGRKGTYWEGGIRGLGFVHSPLLRKKRRVSKALVHITDWYPTLVGLAGGDKSLTEGLDGYNVWEAISDGKESPRLEILHNIDPLYNHARGGSLQKGYGIWNTAIQASIRAGDWKLLTGDPGYGDWIPLQILPGFPSSCWNLERHTHPRNTVWLFNISGDPYERYDLSEQRPDVVKELLARLVYYNRTAVPVRYPSEDPRADPYLNGGAWVPWVGDEEEEDSWVSVFRKKSMDWKKKLKLSKIRSFARKLNTRIMSNRI, encoded by the exons ATGGCAACGACAGCTCTCACCAGTTTCTCCATGATGAGCCTGCTGAGCCTCGGGTATCTGACCTGGGATCTGATGAGCCCTAACCAGGTGGAAAACGATCCAGAGCAAACTTTTACTGGCAGGTTTCCTGTCCCTCAACCCCCTCATATCATTTTCATTATGACAGATGACCAGGGGTTCAATGACATTGGCTATCACAGCTCAGACATCAGGACACCTGTGCTGGATAAATTGGCTGCGGACGGAGTGAAGCTGGAGAATTATTACATCCAGCCCATCTGCACCCCATCCAGAAGTCAATTCATCACTGGCAG GTACCAAATCCATACTGGTCTCCAGCACTCCATCATCCGACCTCGCCAGCCCAACTGCCTGCCCTTTGACCAGGTCACCCTTCCTCAGAGGCTACAGGAACTCGGCTACTCCACCCACATGGTGGGCAAGTGGCATCTGGGTTTCTATAAGAAGGAGTGTTTACCCACTCGGCGTGGCTTTGACACATACTTCGGCTCCTTAACGGGCAGTGTTAACTACTACACCTATGACGCCTGTGATGGCCATGGGCTATGTGGCTTCGACCTCCATGAGGGGGAGTCGGTCGCCTGGGGTCAGATGGGAAAATACTCCACCCATCTCTACACCCAGAGAGTCCGCAAGATCCTGGCAACCCATGATCCTCAATCCCAACCGCTGttcatcttcctctccttccaAGCTGTTCACACACCCCTGCAGTTTCCTCAGGAGTACATCGACCAGTACAGAGGGCTGGGAAATGTGGCACGCAGGAAATATGCTGCTATGGTCTCAGCTGTAGATGAGGCTGTTCGTAATATAACATATGCTCTCCGCAAGTATGGATACTATCAGAACAGTGTCATCATTTTCTCAACTGACAATGGTGGTCAGCCCCTGTCTGGTGGAAATAACTGGCCTCTTAGAGGACGCAAAGGAACCTACTGGGAAGGTGGCATCCGGGGTCTGGGGTTCGTCCACAGCCCTCTGTTAAGGAAAAAGAGGAGGGTGAGTAAAGCACTGGTACATATTACTGACTGGTATCCCACACTAGTGGGATTAGCAGGTGGTGATAAGTCCCTTACTGAGGGACTTGATGGGTATAATGTGTGGGAAGCCATCAGTGATGGAAAGGAATCACCGAGACTGGAGATCCTGCACAACATTGACCCTCTGTATAACCATGCACGAGGTGGATCTCTGCAGAAAGGATATGGGATTTGGAATACGGCCATTCAGGCCTCCATACGAGCCGGAGACTGGAAACTTCTGACAGGAGACCCTGGTTATGGAGACTGGATCCCACTGCAAATACTTCCAGGTTTCCCCAGCAGCTGTTGGAACCTGGAGCGCCACACACATCCCCGAAATACAGTGTGGCTTTTTAACATCTCTGGAGACCCCTATGAACGTTATGACCTTTCTGAGCAGAGACCAGATGTTGTGAAAGAGCTGCTAGCCAGACTGGTGTACTACAACCGTACTGCGGTGCCTGTACGGTACCCATCAGAGGATCCCCGGGCTGACCCCTACCTGAATGGAGgtgcctgggtcccctgggtaggagatgaggaggaggaggacagctgggtcagtgttTTCCGGAAAAAAAGCATGGATTGGAAGAAGAAGCTTAAACTGTCCAAAATCCGGTCATTTGCCAGGAAACTTAATACTAGGATCATGTCCAACAGAATATAG